From one Pseudomonas sp. S35 genomic stretch:
- the baeS gene encoding sensor histidine kinase efflux regulator BaeS: MKLSISTKLFVAVLAGVLLVILSMGLATSWSFGRGFLGYINEQALERMATVVPRLAGAYEREGTWEYFRNQPDRWFEVMRPEPGEQPQTRDLKTPQISDLTGALFRIALLDKDKKRVTGYTRIADDALALPIVVAGETVGWLAVTPFQSVTEAGGERFQQYQLRTSLVMGVFSLLLAMLIAWWIARALLEPVKRVAAATHRLASGDYSGRVVVASNDEVGQLARDFNQLAYTLERNETMRREFMADVSHELRTPLSVLRGELEAIEDGVRTLDQHSMKSLQGEVSMLSKLVDDLYELSLADVGALTYRKATCVLNQLLESSVGMFQERLSARQLRVELELPAQPLTLVADANRLQQLFSNLLENAVRYTDPQGLIRISAVVESDELRIDFMDSGPGVSANQLPRLFERFYRGDASRNRSSGGAGLGLAICHSIALAHGGSLSAEHSPPGGLWLTLRLPRSL; encoded by the coding sequence ATGAAGTTGAGTATCTCCACCAAGCTGTTTGTCGCGGTGCTGGCCGGCGTGCTTCTGGTCATCCTGAGCATGGGCCTGGCTACCAGCTGGAGTTTTGGCCGGGGCTTCCTTGGCTATATCAACGAGCAGGCGCTGGAGCGCATGGCCACGGTGGTGCCGCGCCTGGCGGGTGCGTATGAACGCGAAGGGACCTGGGAATATTTCCGTAACCAGCCGGACCGCTGGTTTGAAGTGATGCGCCCGGAGCCGGGTGAACAGCCGCAGACTCGCGACTTGAAGACGCCGCAGATCTCCGACCTCACTGGCGCACTGTTCCGTATCGCCCTGCTCGACAAAGATAAAAAGCGCGTGACCGGCTACACCCGGATTGCCGATGACGCCTTGGCCCTGCCGATTGTCGTGGCCGGTGAAACGGTCGGCTGGCTGGCCGTTACTCCTTTCCAGAGCGTGACCGAAGCTGGGGGCGAACGCTTCCAGCAGTACCAGTTGCGCACCAGCCTGGTGATGGGCGTCTTTTCGCTGCTGCTGGCGATGCTGATTGCCTGGTGGATCGCCCGTGCGCTGCTGGAGCCGGTCAAGCGCGTGGCCGCCGCCACCCACCGCCTGGCCAGCGGTGATTACAGCGGCCGCGTGGTCGTGGCCTCCAACGATGAAGTCGGCCAATTGGCGCGGGACTTCAACCAACTGGCCTACACCCTGGAGCGCAATGAAACCATGCGCCGCGAATTCATGGCCGATGTGTCCCATGAACTGCGCACGCCACTGTCAGTGCTGCGCGGCGAGCTGGAGGCGATTGAGGACGGTGTGCGGACCCTGGACCAGCACTCGATGAAGTCGCTGCAAGGTGAAGTCAGCATGCTCAGCAAACTGGTGGACGATTTGTATGAGCTGTCGCTGGCCGATGTCGGCGCCCTGACCTACCGCAAAGCCACCTGCGTGCTCAACCAACTGCTGGAAAGCAGCGTGGGTATGTTCCAGGAACGCTTGAGTGCCCGCCAGTTGCGTGTGGAACTGGAACTGCCAGCCCAACCCCTGACGTTGGTGGCAGACGCCAATCGCTTGCAGCAACTGTTCTCCAACCTGCTGGAAAACGCTGTGCGCTATACCGACCCGCAAGGGCTGATTCGCATCAGCGCCGTCGTGGAGAGTGATGAGTTGCGCATCGATTTCATGGATTCCGGCCCCGGCGTTTCCGCGAATCAACTGCCGCGTCTGTTCGAGCGTTTCTATCGGGGCGACGCCTCGCGTAACCGCAGCAGTGGCGGCGCAGGGCTGGGCCTGGCGATCTGTCACAGCATCGCCCTCGCCCACGGCGGCAGCCTCAGCGCCGAGCACTCGCCGCCGGGCGGCCTGTGGCTGACCCTGCGTTTGCCTCGGAGCCTGTGA
- a CDS encoding efflux RND transporter permease subunit has translation MARFFIDRPIFAWVIAIVIMLGGALSISQLPLEQYPDIAPPTVRISATYTGASAKTVEDSVTQVIEQQMKGLDNLTYMSASSSSAGSASISLTFAAGTDPDVAQMQVQNKLQQAESRLPQSVQSEGLTVTKGGSDFLMIAALASDNLSVTGTQIGDYISSTLLDSISRIDGVGDVQTLGSGYAMRIWLDPALLEKYALMPSDVSTALEAQNTEVSAGQLGALPAVKGQQLNATISARSKLQTAEEFRNVVVKSTSDGAVVLLGDVATVELGSESYDITSALNGKPAAAMGVQLAAGANALDVGEAVKAKLAELEPFYPNEMQLKNVIAYDTTPFVSLSIEEVVKSLGEAIVLVVLIMFLFLQNLRATLIPAITVPVVLLGTFGVLALFGYSINTLTMFAMVLAIGLLVDDAIVVVENVERVMSEQGLTALAATRQSMDEITSALIGIALVLSAVFIPMAFFGGSTGIIYRQFSVTIVSAMVLSVVVAMTLTPALCAALLKPGHGAKRGFFGGFNRAFERCSQRYEALVGGVLQRTRRSLVVYALIAAAMAAGYASLSTSFLPDEDQGILMAQIQLPVGATDSRTQAVLHQFEQYMLKQPEVEAMISISGLGMGGNSQNTARAFIRLKDWSERADDAATIAQRATLALASIGDADVFVMQPPAVRGLGQSSGFDLQLKDLGGLGHDALVAAREQFIEQAKKDPRLLGVRSNGLDDAPQLKVSIDDRKAGALSLSTSDINTTLSTALGGTYVNDFLNQGRVKKVYVQGEASTRMQAADLEHWFVRNSNDEMVPFSSFAISAWSYGSPLLERYNGSSSLEVVGDPAPGVSSGAAMDAVEAIAKQLPDGIGYEWTGQSYQLRLSGSQAPLLYAVSILFVFLCLAALYESWSVPFSVILVVPLGIVGAVWATRFTGLSNDVYFQVGLLTTVGLAAKNAILIVEFAKHLQERGSSLLDATLTAVRQRLRPILMTSLAFMFGVLPLALSSGAGSAGRRAIGTGVLGGMLSATVLGIFFVPLFFVLIRRRFGRVSTSPIVEKGDA, from the coding sequence ATGGCGCGTTTCTTTATTGATCGACCGATTTTTGCCTGGGTCATCGCCATCGTGATCATGCTCGGCGGTGCACTCTCCATCAGCCAATTGCCGCTGGAGCAGTACCCGGACATCGCGCCGCCCACCGTGCGCATTTCCGCCACCTACACCGGTGCCTCGGCCAAGACCGTGGAAGACTCGGTGACCCAAGTCATCGAGCAGCAGATGAAGGGCCTGGACAACCTGACCTACATGTCGGCCTCCAGCAGTTCGGCGGGCAGCGCCAGTATCAGCCTGACGTTCGCCGCCGGCACCGACCCGGATGTGGCGCAGATGCAGGTACAGAACAAACTCCAACAGGCCGAATCGCGCTTGCCGCAGTCGGTGCAGAGCGAAGGCCTGACGGTGACCAAGGGCGGCTCGGACTTCCTGATGATTGCCGCTCTGGCGTCGGACAACCTCAGCGTCACCGGCACCCAGATTGGCGATTACATCTCCAGCACTCTGCTCGATTCCATCAGCCGCATTGACGGTGTGGGCGATGTGCAAACCCTGGGTTCGGGCTATGCCATGCGCATCTGGCTGGACCCGGCGCTGCTGGAAAAATACGCGCTGATGCCGTCAGACGTCAGCACCGCCCTGGAAGCGCAAAACACCGAAGTCTCGGCCGGCCAACTCGGCGCATTGCCGGCGGTGAAGGGCCAGCAACTCAACGCCACCATCAGTGCCCGGAGCAAGCTACAGACCGCCGAAGAGTTTCGTAACGTGGTGGTCAAGTCCACCAGTGACGGCGCGGTGGTGCTGTTGGGCGATGTGGCCACCGTGGAACTGGGCAGCGAGAGCTACGACATCACCTCGGCCCTCAACGGCAAGCCGGCCGCGGCCATGGGTGTGCAACTGGCGGCGGGGGCCAATGCGCTGGACGTGGGCGAGGCGGTCAAGGCCAAGCTGGCGGAGTTGGAACCGTTCTACCCGAACGAGATGCAGCTCAAAAACGTGATCGCCTACGACACCACGCCATTTGTGAGCCTGTCCATCGAAGAGGTGGTCAAGTCCCTCGGCGAGGCCATCGTGCTGGTGGTGTTGATCATGTTCCTGTTCCTGCAAAACCTGCGGGCTACCTTGATCCCGGCAATCACTGTGCCGGTGGTGCTGTTGGGTACGTTCGGGGTGTTGGCATTGTTCGGTTATTCAATCAACACCCTGACCATGTTTGCCATGGTCCTGGCCATCGGCCTGTTGGTGGACGATGCGATTGTGGTGGTGGAAAACGTCGAACGGGTCATGAGCGAGCAGGGCTTGACGGCCCTCGCGGCCACGCGCCAATCGATGGATGAAATCACCAGCGCGCTGATCGGCATCGCCCTGGTGCTCAGCGCGGTGTTCATTCCCATGGCGTTTTTCGGTGGTTCCACCGGGATTATCTATCGGCAGTTTTCGGTGACCATCGTCTCGGCCATGGTGCTCTCGGTGGTGGTCGCAATGACCCTGACACCGGCCTTGTGCGCTGCGCTGCTCAAACCGGGGCATGGCGCCAAACGCGGCTTTTTTGGTGGGTTCAACCGTGCATTCGAGCGCTGCTCCCAGCGCTACGAAGCGTTGGTCGGTGGCGTACTGCAACGTACCCGCCGCAGCCTGGTGGTGTACGCGCTGATCGCCGCCGCCATGGCCGCCGGTTACGCCAGCCTGAGCACGTCGTTTCTGCCGGACGAGGACCAGGGCATCCTTATGGCGCAGATCCAGTTGCCGGTGGGCGCCACCGACAGCCGCACGCAGGCGGTGCTGCACCAGTTCGAGCAGTACATGCTCAAGCAGCCGGAAGTCGAGGCCATGATCAGCATCAGCGGGCTGGGCATGGGCGGCAACAGCCAGAACACCGCACGGGCGTTTATCCGGTTGAAGGACTGGAGCGAGCGCGCGGACGATGCGGCGACGATTGCCCAGCGCGCCACGTTGGCGCTGGCGAGCATCGGCGATGCCGATGTGTTCGTGATGCAACCACCGGCCGTGCGCGGCCTGGGGCAGAGTTCGGGCTTTGATTTGCAGCTCAAGGACCTGGGTGGCCTGGGGCATGACGCGTTGGTCGCTGCCCGTGAGCAGTTCATCGAACAGGCGAAAAAAGACCCGCGCCTGCTCGGTGTGCGCAGCAACGGCCTGGACGATGCGCCGCAGCTCAAAGTCAGCATCGATGACCGCAAGGCCGGAGCCCTGAGCCTGAGCACCAGCGATATCAACACCACGCTGTCCACCGCGCTGGGCGGCACCTATGTGAATGACTTCCTCAACCAGGGCCGGGTGAAGAAAGTCTATGTGCAGGGCGAGGCGTCGACCCGCATGCAGGCTGCCGACCTGGAGCATTGGTTCGTGCGCAACAGCAACGATGAAATGGTGCCGTTCTCGTCGTTCGCCATCAGCGCCTGGAGCTATGGTTCGCCGTTGCTGGAGCGCTACAACGGCTCGTCTTCCCTGGAAGTGGTCGGCGACCCGGCTCCGGGCGTCAGCTCCGGCGCGGCGATGGATGCGGTGGAGGCCATTGCCAAGCAACTGCCCGATGGCATTGGTTATGAGTGGACCGGCCAGTCCTACCAACTGCGGTTGTCCGGCTCCCAGGCGCCGTTGCTGTACGCGGTCTCCATCCTGTTCGTGTTCCTGTGCCTGGCGGCGTTGTACGAGAGTTGGTCGGTGCCGTTCTCGGTGATCCTGGTGGTGCCGCTGGGTATTGTCGGCGCGGTGTGGGCCACACGGTTTACCGGCTTGAGCAACGACGTGTACTTCCAGGTCGGCCTGTTGACCACGGTGGGGCTGGCGGCGAAAAACGCGATCCTGATCGTCGAGTTCGCCAAGCACTTGCAGGAGCGGGGCAGTAGCCTGCTGGACGCGACGCTGACCGCCGTGCGCCAACGCCTGCGCCCGATTCTGATGACCTCCCTGGCGTTTATGTTCGGCGTATTGCCCCTGGCCCTGAGCAGCGGCGCCGGTTCCGCCGGCCGTCGGGCCATTGGCACCGGCGTGTTGGGCGGCATGCTCAGCGCCACGGTGCTGGGGATCTTCTTTGTGCCGCTGTTTTTTGTGTTGATCCGCCGCCGTTTTGGCCGCGTCAGCACGTCTCCAATCGTCGAAAAAGGTGACGCATGA
- a CDS encoding response regulator yields the protein MVDERPILIVEDEPKLAALMRDYLAAAGHGTLCLDNGLQVVPAVRAHDPKLILLDLMLPGRDGMQLCKDLRGFSAVPIIMITARVEEVDRLLGLELGADDYICKPFSPREVVARVKAILRRSPQLLSTAAPRLVIDETHYLAALDGIALDLTPLELRLLNTFACSPGRVFSRDQLLDRLYSDHRVVTDRTVDSHIRNLRRKLEQACPGETPIESLYGVGYRFQLADKSPQT from the coding sequence ATGGTCGATGAACGCCCGATCCTGATCGTCGAAGACGAACCCAAGCTCGCCGCCCTGATGCGCGACTACCTCGCAGCCGCCGGACACGGCACCCTGTGCCTGGACAACGGCTTGCAGGTGGTGCCGGCGGTGCGCGCCCATGATCCCAAGTTGATTTTGCTCGACCTGATGCTGCCCGGTCGCGACGGCATGCAACTGTGCAAGGACCTGCGGGGGTTCAGCGCGGTGCCGATCATCATGATCACCGCCCGCGTCGAGGAGGTTGACCGCTTGCTGGGCCTGGAGTTGGGGGCCGACGACTACATCTGCAAGCCGTTCAGTCCACGGGAGGTGGTGGCCAGGGTCAAGGCGATCCTGCGCCGCAGCCCGCAATTGCTCAGCACCGCCGCGCCGCGCCTGGTGATCGACGAGACGCACTACCTGGCCGCCCTGGACGGTATTGCCCTCGACCTCACCCCCCTGGAACTGCGCCTGCTCAACACCTTCGCCTGCTCACCCGGCCGCGTGTTCTCCCGTGATCAACTGCTGGACAGGCTTTACTCCGACCACCGCGTGGTCACTGACAGGACGGTGGACAGCCATATCCGCAACCTGCGGCGCAAGCTGGAACAGGCCTGTCCGGGGGAGACGCCGATTGAGTCATTGTATGGGGTGGGGTATCGGTTCCAATTGGCCGATAAGTCACCCCAGACGTAA
- a CDS encoding dipeptidase — MTKRLLILALLPLLAHADVSPSTLALHQRLLVLDSHLDTPLTLTRPGWNILERHDYRQDGSQVDLPRMREGGLDGGFFAVYTPQGPRTEEGRAYASAYGLATLTRIRDVIDRNPDSFALALTADDARRIAAQGKRVVFISMENADPLSSDPELLNTYYRQGLRMLGLVHFMNNDLADSATALPEWKGLSPKGRDLVQRANRLGILLDVSHASDAVFDQMLALSSAPLIASHSSSRAINPHPRNLDDHRVRQLAAKGGVIQVNAYSDYLIPLTPNPDRNKAMAALGARFHNLAALSPEQIKTLYQERDTLNQRFAQPKASLDVFMKHLLHLLQVAGPDHVGIGADWDGGGGVTGLEDVSQLPVITQRLLDAGYSEAQIANIWSGNLLRVLQAAQDKRQL, encoded by the coding sequence ATGACCAAGCGCCTGCTGATCCTCGCCTTGTTGCCATTGCTGGCCCACGCTGACGTGAGCCCCAGCACCCTGGCCCTGCACCAGCGCCTGCTGGTGCTGGACAGCCACCTCGATACCCCACTGACCCTGACCCGCCCCGGCTGGAACATCCTGGAGCGCCACGACTATCGCCAGGACGGCAGCCAGGTCGACCTGCCGCGCATGCGCGAAGGTGGCCTGGATGGCGGCTTCTTTGCGGTCTATACCCCGCAAGGCCCACGCACCGAGGAAGGTCGCGCCTACGCCAGCGCCTATGGCCTGGCCACCCTCACGCGCATCCGCGATGTGATCGATCGCAACCCCGACAGCTTCGCCCTCGCCCTCACCGCCGACGACGCTCGACGCATCGCCGCCCAGGGCAAGCGTGTGGTGTTTATCAGCATGGAGAACGCCGACCCGTTAAGCTCCGACCCCGAACTGCTCAACACCTACTACCGCCAAGGCTTGCGCATGCTCGGCCTGGTGCATTTCATGAACAACGACCTCGCCGACTCCGCCACCGCCCTGCCGGAATGGAAAGGCCTGAGCCCCAAAGGCCGCGATCTGGTACAGCGGGCCAACCGCCTGGGCATCCTGCTCGACGTGTCCCACGCCAGCGACGCGGTCTTCGACCAAATGCTCGCCCTGTCCAGCGCCCCGCTGATCGCCTCCCACTCCAGCAGCCGCGCAATCAACCCACACCCGCGCAACCTCGATGACCACCGCGTGCGCCAACTGGCAGCCAAGGGCGGCGTGATCCAGGTCAACGCCTACAGCGACTACCTGATCCCCCTCACCCCTAATCCGGACCGCAACAAAGCTATGGCCGCGCTCGGCGCCCGCTTCCACAACCTTGCCGCTCTCAGCCCGGAGCAGATCAAGACGCTCTACCAGGAACGCGACACCCTCAACCAACGCTTCGCCCAACCCAAGGCCAGCCTCGATGTGTTCATGAAACACCTGTTGCACCTGCTGCAAGTCGCCGGCCCGGACCACGTCGGCATCGGCGCCGACTGGGACGGTGGCGGTGGTGTGACCGGGTTGGAAGATGTGAGCCAGCTGCCGGTGATTACCCAGCGGTTGTTGGATGCCGGGTATAGCGAGGCGCAGATTGCGAATATCTGGAGCGGGAATTTGCTGCGGGTGTTGCAGGCGGCGCAGGATAAACGGCAGCTTTGA
- a CDS encoding efflux transporter outer membrane subunit, translating into MIRFLCPLVAALVLSGCINLAPDYQQPAAPVPTQWQAGVQGDVPADIQWQQFFTDSRLAQLQSLALANNRDLRLASLNIEKAQAQYRIQRAAAFPTIDAGISGTHSRTPGALSSSGAAATSHDYSAQLGLSSYEVDVFGRVQNLQDEALEAYLALTETRRSTQISLVAEVATAWLTLAADNAHLQLAEDTLASQQSTYELTQRSHALGGSAALAVAQAQTTVESARVDVAEYQSQILQDRNALRLLVGSDIPDSLLPDAHLQSAAALVQVPAELPSSLLQRRPDVLAAEHSLKSANIDIGAARAAFFPSISLTANAASASSSLSSLFKAGSGAWTFAPSISVPIFDAGSNRATLDAAKVEKEIQVQTYQQSLQTAFKEVADALAVRSTLDQRLTAQQALADASQKSYDLSDALYRAGSQSYLEALDSQRSLYSAQQDLITLRLAEQGNRVTLYKVMGGGWQ; encoded by the coding sequence ATGATCAGGTTTCTCTGCCCGTTGGTGGCCGCATTGGTCCTCAGTGGCTGCATCAATCTGGCGCCGGATTATCAGCAGCCAGCCGCACCGGTGCCGACGCAATGGCAGGCCGGCGTCCAGGGCGACGTGCCCGCCGATATCCAGTGGCAGCAGTTCTTTACCGATAGCCGCCTGGCGCAGTTGCAGAGCCTGGCCCTGGCCAACAACCGCGACCTGCGCCTGGCCAGCCTGAATATCGAAAAAGCCCAGGCCCAATACCGCATCCAGCGTGCGGCCGCGTTCCCGACGATTGATGCAGGCATCAGCGGCACCCACAGCCGCACGCCGGGCGCGCTGTCGAGCAGCGGCGCGGCGGCCACCAGCCACGATTACAGCGCGCAGCTGGGGCTGAGCAGCTATGAAGTCGACGTGTTCGGCCGCGTGCAGAACCTGCAGGATGAAGCGCTGGAAGCCTACCTGGCGCTGACCGAAACCCGGCGCAGCACCCAGATCAGCCTGGTGGCCGAAGTGGCCACCGCCTGGCTGACCCTGGCCGCCGACAACGCACACCTGCAATTGGCCGAGGACACCTTGGCCAGCCAGCAATCCACCTATGAACTGACCCAGCGCAGCCACGCGCTGGGCGGTTCGGCGGCGCTGGCGGTGGCCCAGGCGCAAACCACGGTCGAGTCGGCGCGGGTGGATGTGGCGGAGTATCAGAGCCAGATCCTTCAGGACCGCAATGCCTTGCGCCTGCTGGTGGGCAGTGACATTCCCGACAGTTTGCTGCCGGACGCCCACCTGCAATCGGCGGCTGCGCTGGTGCAAGTGCCGGCCGAATTGCCGTCGAGCCTGTTGCAGCGGCGGCCGGATGTGCTGGCGGCGGAGCACAGTCTCAAGTCGGCGAATATCGACATTGGCGCGGCGCGCGCGGCGTTTTTCCCGAGCATCAGCCTGACGGCCAATGCCGCGTCTGCCAGTTCGTCACTGTCCAGCCTGTTCAAGGCGGGCAGCGGGGCGTGGACCTTTGCGCCGAGTATCAGTGTGCCGATTTTCGATGCGGGGAGTAACCGGGCGACGTTGGATGCGGCGAAGGTTGAGAAGGAAATTCAGGTGCAGACCTATCAGCAGTCGTTGCAGACGGCGTTCAAGGAAGTGGCTGATGCCCTGGCCGTGCGTAGCACGCTGGATCAACGCCTCACCGCCCAGCAAGCGCTGGCCGACGCCAGCCAGAAGAGCTACGACCTGTCGGATGCGCTGTACCGCGCAGGGTCGCAAAGCTATCTCGAAGCCCTGGATTCGCAGCGTTCGTTGTACAGCGCACAACAGGACCTGATTACCCTGCGCTTGGCGGAGCAGGGCAATCGGGTGACGTTGTACAAAGTGATGGGGGGAGGGTGGCAGTAG
- a CDS encoding efflux RND transporter periplasmic adaptor subunit, producing the protein MSTKIFAKYLVTAAVFLSLIILVLLGGCSAGDPAPEVATPKVSVITVQPQNQVLTTELAGRTQAFMVAEIRPQVGGIVQQRLFTEGAEVKAGQALYQLDAAPYKALLAQAQASLTKARATLKSAQTTATRNAQLVKIDAISQQTNEDAQATLLTAAADVQVAQADVDTARINLAYTRISSPVAGRIETSTVTPGALVVASQDTALTTVQQLDPIYVDVTQSTTELLALKRDLASGVLQANGDGEARISLKLDDGSTYNHEGRLKFSGVSVNQGTGTVTLRAVFDNPEHLLLPGMYVRGVLEQARDEQAILVPQKAVSRSASGVTSVLLVVDGKVEQRVLTVDRAVGNQWWVTAGLKTGDQVIVEGGQKVRVGAVVKSQAADLGTLAQEG; encoded by the coding sequence ATGTCGACCAAAATTTTTGCCAAATACCTGGTAACCGCCGCGGTTTTCCTTTCGCTGATCATTCTGGTGCTGCTCGGCGGGTGCTCGGCCGGCGATCCGGCCCCTGAAGTCGCCACGCCGAAGGTCTCGGTGATCACCGTACAGCCTCAAAACCAGGTACTGACCACCGAACTCGCCGGGCGCACCCAGGCCTTTATGGTCGCCGAGATTCGTCCCCAGGTCGGCGGCATCGTGCAGCAGCGCCTGTTTACCGAAGGCGCCGAGGTCAAGGCCGGCCAGGCGCTGTACCAACTCGACGCGGCGCCCTACAAGGCCTTGCTGGCCCAGGCCCAGGCCAGCCTGACCAAGGCCCGCGCCACGCTCAAGTCGGCACAGACCACCGCCACGCGTAACGCGCAGTTGGTGAAGATCGACGCGATCAGCCAGCAAACCAATGAAGACGCCCAGGCCACGTTGCTGACCGCTGCCGCCGACGTGCAAGTCGCCCAGGCCGACGTCGACACCGCCCGCATCAACCTGGCCTACACCCGTATCAGCTCGCCGGTGGCCGGGCGCATCGAAACCTCCACCGTCACCCCCGGTGCGCTGGTGGTGGCCAGCCAGGACACGGCGTTGACCACCGTGCAGCAGCTCGATCCGATCTACGTCGACGTCACCCAGTCCACCACTGAACTCCTCGCCCTCAAGCGCGACCTGGCCAGCGGCGTGTTGCAGGCCAATGGCGATGGCGAAGCGCGCATCAGCCTCAAGCTCGATGATGGCAGTACCTACAACCACGAAGGCCGCCTGAAATTCAGCGGAGTCAGCGTCAACCAGGGCACTGGCACCGTGACGTTGCGCGCCGTGTTCGATAACCCGGAACACCTGTTGCTGCCGGGCATGTACGTGCGCGGCGTGCTGGAACAGGCCCGGGATGAACAGGCGATCCTGGTCCCGCAAAAAGCCGTGAGCCGCAGCGCCAGCGGCGTGACCTCGGTGTTGCTGGTGGTCGACGGCAAGGTCGAGCAACGGGTACTCACCGTTGACCGCGCGGTGGGCAACCAGTGGTGGGTCACTGCCGGCTTGAAAACCGGTGACCAGGTCATCGTCGAGGGCGGGCAAAAAGTCCGCGTCGGTGCGGTGGTCAAAAGCCAGGCCGCTGACCTCGGCACCCTGGCGCAGGAGGGTTGA